From the genome of Virgibacillus proomii, one region includes:
- a CDS encoding site-specific integrase gives MKEILLHQSYRNYFLFTFGINSGLRVSDILPLRVMDVRHAEHLRIREKKTRNTRKIPMTAALRNEIDKYIRGMADSDYLFPSRKGSKPITRETAWKIINDAANICGIEGSIGTHSMRKTFGYHFYQQTKDIAMLQQIFGHSAPSITLRYIGINDDMVDKALKGFSL, from the coding sequence ATGAAAGAGATTTTGTTACATCAATCCTATCGTAATTATTTTTTATTTACGTTTGGAATTAACTCTGGTCTTAGGGTAAGCGATATCTTACCTCTACGTGTAATGGATGTTCGTCACGCAGAACATTTACGAATACGCGAAAAAAAGACGAGGAACACTCGGAAAATCCCCATGACAGCTGCGTTACGCAATGAAATCGACAAATACATTCGTGGAATGGCTGATTCTGATTACCTGTTCCCATCACGGAAAGGGAGTAAGCCTATTACCCGTGAAACAGCATGGAAGATTATCAATGATGCAGCTAACATATGTGGAATTGAAGGTTCTATCGGGACACACTCTATGCGAAAAACCTTTGGATACCATTTTTATCAGCAAACAAAAGATATCGCCATGTTGCAACAGATCTTTGGTCATTCAGCCCCGTCTATTACACTCCGATACATTGGAATTAATGATGATATGGTCGATAAAGCACTTAAGGGTTTTTCATTATAA